From a region of the Coffea arabica cultivar ET-39 chromosome 3e, Coffea Arabica ET-39 HiFi, whole genome shotgun sequence genome:
- the LOC140038481 gene encoding uncharacterized protein, protein MELEMEIKNLIVFSDSDLLVHQTLKEWITRDSKILPYHCNLLDLANKFRSLEFRHIPRARNIFADVLATLSSMIQNPDELVIEPIQIQLQEKLAHCLDMDVIGTIDPPTQTDIDLFWW, encoded by the exons ATGGAGTTGGAGATGGAGATCAAGAATTTAATAGTGTTCAGTGATTCCGATCTGCTCGTGCATCAAACGCTCAAAGAATGGATAACTCGAGACTCAAAGATTTTGCCATATCATTGCAATTTACTGGATTTGGCAAACAAATTCAGAAGTTTGGAGTTCAGGCATATTCCACGTGCTCGAAATATTTTTGCTGATGTTTTGGCTACTTTATCTTCAATGATTCAGAATCCAGATGAGTTGGTGATTGAACCTATCCAGATTCAATTACAAGAAAAGCTTGCACATTGTCTG GATATGGATGTAATTGGAACCATTGACCCTCCTACTCAAACGGACATCGATTTATTTTGGTGGTAA